Sequence from the Primulina huaijiensis isolate GDHJ02 chromosome 16, ASM1229523v2, whole genome shotgun sequence genome:
ttgggGCGAATGAGATTTGAGTAAGAGTTTGAATGATGAGAAATTATCAACTAGTGAAGTAAAGGGGCACTAAGAGAAAAAAGAATGTTATCAAGGACTACGATTAGATGATTGGGGTCGGAAAGTGGTTCTTATTTTGATGAATGTTCCGTATTTTATTCTCCCGATTGGTGCTTTTTTACATGGCATCATCATTATCAAAAGCATACTTCTGATTTCAATATTAATCATTTATGTGACTAAGCATCCTTTTGACTTCGTTCCTTTTCTCTTTTTAAATCTCATAATGTAACGTCATATCAACAGTCTCGAtgaaaaacaattacaatgattaaaaatcaaaaaaattatttgattacatTAACCAAAAATGCATTTTTTTCTTACTAAAATatgttgtaatttttttttttattgccaAACCGACGAGGTGCATGATCCATGAAGCGCACAATGGATACAGCCGACGAGGTGTTAAAAAAATTCAGTTTTATATCACTATTATGTAAAATTTTactgaattaattttttttttattttttcaatattttcattttttgaccCATAATGagagaagaaagaaaaagtaGAACACGCAACCCaagaaaaaacatgaaaattaattGACCAGCTTTAAGCTTTTGCATTTTATAATACATATGGATCGGACAAGAATACacgaaaatatattatataagacATGGATGATTCGTTCAACATGGGTACATAAGTTGTTGCTTGAATATGCGTTTCATTCTCCAAATTTGTAACtacatttacttttttttttttttttatcacgaACTCAGAAAACATTAGTTTTCTATTTTAGATACACACCATTTTGCAAGTTCTCATCCCCGAACTTACTCTTAGCATCTCCATTTTCCGCTATCACGAACGTGTCTGTCATGTAGTATTCAAATTTATCGATCATTGATTCCGGGATGGATACTAGCACTGTAACAGCATCAGAATCTCCAATAACCGGTAAAAATAAACAGTAAATATCACTAACTACGGGTCCCATGTGTATTGGCTTTCCTTGTCCGAAATCCACGTCTTCCAACCCTAACTTGGACCATTGTGATATCACAAAACTTGTGGAAAGATCTGTCACGACCGACTTATCTTCCAACCTATCGAGCACAGACTTCACGTATTCATCATTTATTTCCGACTTCGCGTGTTGCACCAATTTCACACCATCATGCAAGTTGGGTACAATCAAATCACTAACCTTGGCCTCCGCACAAGCTAACACGAATCCATTCCCATAATATCCTTCCGGCATGTCATTCATCATTTTTTTCCTAACGTTAACAGAAAATAACAATTTCACCGAGATGAAACAAGGCAAATCTAGCGACTTAACCCAACAACGCCAAGTATGAGACGCTAAAACGTCGAAGGTTGTACATTTCACGGAGGGGACACATTGTTTCTTCAGGTGAGTAACTTGTGAGGATGAAAATGTCATGGAAGAAGCCACAAGTGGCAGGGACTGTAAATACTTGTTGAGATTGAGAGCATTGTGGGGATCGGTGGTAATTTTTGTGAACACTGGATGGGAAAAAGTTACTCTTTGTGGGTTACCCGGTTTCAACACGTGGCGGTAATGATAAGGTAAAATGGGTAAATTCGTGGGATTAGATTGGGTTGTGACGTGGGCCCAAGCATGTAGAAATTGGGACGAACCAATCCCATCACACaagcagtgattgattgcagtACACAGAATCATTCCTTCACCTCGGAGATGCGTCACCTGTAACAGTAGAAAGGTAAATTTACGCCCACTTCTGTGGTAAAAACggaaaatcaaaatattaaccGGCGACGAAGCTTACGACGTATGGTAATGAAAATAACTTGAGCTGACAGGAATACAACAGCTTAACAAAGGCATGCAAATGAACGGTGGATTGCCATGTTAGttcaatgaatttttatttcGATAATATGAATAAATTTCATATCCGTTTTgggtttaaaaataataattttaaaatgtttccTTTTGggaacatgcatctttgaaggGTTTTTGTATGAGCTCACAGTACGTGGCCGAGGAAACACATGTTGCCTCCGATACGTCACCACCACGGATTACGATTGACAGACAGGccttattttatattatttttaatatgccatataaaacaataaaaaaattccatAATAATAATCTACaactcagaaaaaaaaaattctcaaaaaaaaaaaatggaattcCCAGCACCATATTTGTTAAAATCTGTGTCTTTTACGATAGATAAGTGATGTATTCGTCATTCTATAGTACATTTGCTTATAGATTTAATAATCCTTATTTATTCTTATACATGAGGTCCATTGAAAAATCACTGACTAAATATGTAAGAATAATTACAGATTGTTGGGTAGGTAATACTGCAAAAATAGGATGAATCTTAATTTTCCTGTGAGAATGGTATTTAATAGTTAATTGCACTTTAAAAATTCACGTGTTGtatggaaatatatatataNNNNNNNNNNNNNNNNNNNNNNNNNNNNNNNNNNNNNNNNNNNNNNNNNNNNNNNNNNNNNNNNNNNNNNNNNNNNNNNNNNNNNNNNNNNNNNNNNNNNNNNNNNNNNNNNNNNNNNNNNNNNNNNNNNNNNNNNNNNNNNNNNNNNNNNNNNNNNNNNNNNNNNNNNNNNNNNNNNNNNNNNNNNNNNNNNNNNNNNNNNNNNNNNNNNNNNNNNNNNNNNNNNNNNNNNNNNNNNNNNNNNNNNNNNNNNNNNNNNNNNNNNNNNNNNNNNNNNNNNNNNNNNNNNNNNNNNNNNNNNNNNNNNNNNNNNNNNNNNNNNNNNNNNNNNNNNNNNNNNNNNNNNNNNNNNNNNNNNNNNNNNNNNNNNNNNNNNNNNNNNNNNNNNNNNNNNNNNNNNNNNNNNNNNNNNNNNNNNNNNNNNNNNNNNNNNNNNNNNNNNNNNNNNNNNNNNNNNNNNNNNNNNNNNNNNNNNNNNNNNNNNNNNNNNNNNNNNNNNNNNNNNNNNNNNNNNNNNNNNNNNNNNNNNNNNNNNNNNNNNNNNNNNNNNNNNNNNNNNNNNNNNNNNNNNNNNNNNNNNNNNNNNNNNNNNNNNNNNNNNNNNNNNNNNNNNNNNNNNNNNNNNNNNNNNNNNNNNNNNNNNNNNNNNNNNNNNNNNNNNNNNNNNNNNNNNNNNNNNNNNNNNNNNNNNNNNNNNNNNNNNNNNNNNNNNNNNNNNNNNNNNNNNNNNNNNNNNNNNNNNNNNNNNNNNNNNNNNNNNNNNNNNNNNNNNNNNNNNNNNNNNNNNNNNNNNNNNNNNNNNNNNNNNNNNNNNNNNNNNNNNNNNNNNNNNNNNNNNNNNNNNNNNNNNNNNNNNNNNNNNNNNNNNNNNNNNNNNNNNNNNNNNNNNNNNNNNNNNNNNNNNNNNNNNNNNNNNNNNNNNNNNNNNNNNNNNNNNNNNNNNNNNNNNNNNNNNNNNNNNNNNNNNNNNNNNNNNNNNNNNNNNNNNNNNNNNNNNNNNNNNNNNNNNNNNNNNNNNNNNNNNNNNNNNNNNNNNNNNNNNNNNNNNNNNNNNNNNNNNNNNNNNNNNNNNNNNNNNNNNNNNNNNNNNNNNNNNNNNNNNNNNNNNNNNNNNNNNNNNNNNNNNNNNNNNNNNNNNNNNNNNNNNNNNNNNNNNNNNNNNNNNNNNNNNNNNNNNNNNNNNNNNNNNNNNNNNNNNNNNNNNNNNNNNNNNNNNNNNNNNNNNNNNNNNNNNNNNNNNNNNNNNNNNNNNNNNNNNNNNNNNNNNNNNNNNNNNNNNNNNNNNNNNNNNNNNNNNNNNNNNNNNNNNNNNNNNNNNNNNNNNNNNNNNNNNNNNNNNNNNNNNNNNNNNNNNNNNNNNNNNNNNNNNNNNNNNNNNNNNNNNNNNNNNNNNNNNNNNNNNNNNNNNNNNNNNNNNNNNNNNNNNNNNNNNNNNNNNNNNNNNNNNNNNNNNNNNNNNNNNNNNNNNNNNNNNNNNNNNNNNNNNNNNNNNNNNNNNNNNNNNNNNNNNNNNNNNNNNNNNNNNNNNNNNNNNNNNNNNNNNNNNNNNNNNNNNNNNNNNNNNNNNNNNNNNNNNNNNNNNNNNNNNNNNNNNNNNNNNNNNNNNNNNNNNtttttttttttttcttttttccactttttaaaattgaatttacAAGCTATTTTATTTCCCAAAATAAAACCAATTTTTATTACTGatttaacaaatattttatcaatcgttcttttccttttcattaATCATAAATACTTAATTGATTTTTAACCCTCTTTGTTTTTTGCTAAATAATATTAtgattaaaactaaaaaaaattatgatattataaaataaaacaaatttgtttTATGAAAAAAGAAAGGATgtgattttttgtgtttttttttccaaaaaagatGAGGTTGAAGAGAGATATATACATAAATGTGACACACTAGAAAGAAAAATGTACAAAAAACATGATTATACATCACACCTATTTAATGTGGTTActtgttaataatatttcaaaacatGATTGTACATCACacaataatatttcaaaattttcaatatctCGATTTTTTccgcaataaaaaaatttatttgctgTTTTTTCCCGTGGAACAAGTGAAAAAAATCTTTTtgttactctttttttttcaataaaccAACATATTTTCCATCATTTTATGTTTCTATCACCATATCTGAGTTCACTCAATTTTATAAAAGAACCCATATATCATCCAAAAAATTTCACAAGTCGTATGAGATATGAGATCTGTCTCACACTAAAATTGATGTGAGACAGTGTAAtaggagtttttgtgttaaattAAAGGTACATTATTGAtccaaaaaatttgaatggCGATTtataaatgaagaatatgactcttgtgagatggtcttacAGATTTATATTCATAACACATGATGATTTGGTTCATATTTaatgtgaaaaataataattttaatattttttcattcatCGAGTTGAATATGTATCCTAAAATTAACTTATGAAACGATCTCGAGTATTTGTGATAAATGAATGAATGATATTCAAAACGTACACGAATTGTTTTCAAATGTAGTTTAATCTTAACTCAACTTctattataattaaagttaaaaataattatgatattcATATATTTTACTTTATTATTCTTGTATTATAGATCATTACTATCATATCTCACGAATGATTGATTCTTCGTAAGCATATTTGCTATGTTCAACGGTCCAGTTAACTTGAACCCTTCAAAATGAAGACGATAACATGCGTTCACTCGATCGTCCTCTAGTTTTAGTGGGCAAATTATTCTTGTACTTGATAAAATTAAGAACCGtggattcaaatattttgacgACTTCTTTACTTTTTATAtagtcatattttcaaaatataataaaaaaatttgtaaaacgatttcttatttaggtcacccataaaaaaatactattttttatgtcaaaattattctttattattataaatataaccaGAATTGACCCGTATGACAGATAAAagtatgtgagaccgtctcataaaatacatacttttttcaaaatatttgacaaaagattaaatttttttattacaacattATGATGGAACGAAGACGGACGTGGATCTAAATTTTTCTAGGCTGTTCTCATTCCAAATAGTACTACTTTTTGAGTCGTTCGATAGTGCCGTCGCTATATTAATTTATCTTTAGTtacgataattttttttttattaaataagataaaattttagataTAAGCCAATCAACTATTGATTCAGAATTCTTGGTAGGTTATGATGACAACTTAAATATGACAGTGCGAATCTAATATGAAACCCACAACTCATTGCCCATCGATCGAATTGGGTAATAAATTATGTTATCTTCACAAATTATTTTACTTTAATA
This genomic interval carries:
- the LOC140961695 gene encoding alcohol acyltransferase 9; its protein translation is MILCTAINHCLCDGIGSSQFLHAWAHVTTQSNPTNLPILPYHYRHVLKPGNPQRVTFSHPVFTKITTDPHNALNLNKYLQSLPLVASSMTFSSSQVTHLKKQCVPSVKCTTFDVLASHTWRCWVKSLDLPCFISVKLLFSVNVRKKMMNDMPEGYYGNGFVLACAEAKVSDLIVPNLHDGVKLVQHAKSEINDEYVKSVLDRLEDKSVVTDLSTSFVISQWSKLGLEDVDFGQGKPIHMGPVVSDIYCLFLPVIGDSDAVTVLVSIPESMIDKFEYYMTDTFVIAENGDAKSKFGDENLQNGVYLK